The Oceanispirochaeta sp. genome includes the window TCGATATTCTCCTCATTCGTTCCTAAAATAGAAGAAAAATCTCTAAAAATAGTTTCAAAAGCACTAAGTCCGACAGACTGCCAGTCCTTGTTCTATCCAGAAGAAGGGATTATTATCTATAGAAATCATTCCCCAAAACAGGACTCTTTTATGACATTAAGTGAACATTTTGCCCCCTTTCGAGACAAGACTATAGGTGTTGACCGGAAAATGACTTTGGCCACAGATGAGACCGGTCCTGTTGTCTATGCTGACTGGGTTGCCAGCGGCCGTCTCTATGAGCCCATCGAAGAGTTTATGACCGTAAACATTGGTCCTCTTATAGGTAATACTCATACAGAAACCACACTGACCGGCACGACTATGACCCGTGCCTATAAAGATGCCAGGCAGAAAATAAAAACACATGTGGGTGCAGATAACCGGGACTCCCTGTTCATGGCCGGTTTTGGCATGACCGCCGCCATCAGTAAGCTGCAGCGGATCCTGGGACTGCGCCTTCCTGAAGGCTGTCCTGAAACCTGCCATGGCGAGAACAAACCACTCGTCATCGTGACCCATATGGAACATCACTCCAACCAGATCAGCTGGGAAGAGTGTGCCTGCGATGTTGAAATCCTGCCTCGTGTGAATTCAACAGGCCTTCCTGATTTGCAGTCTCTGGAATTTCTTTTGAAAAAGAACAAAGATAGACCCCTTTTGATCGGTGCTTTCTCGGCCTGCAGTAATGTGACCGGGATTATTACACCCTATTATGAAATGGCCAAAATGATGCATCGAGCCGGAGGATACTGTTTTATAGACTTTGCAGCCTCAGCTCCCTATGTGGATATAAATATGCATCCGGAAGACCAGGAAGAGCGGTTGGATGCCATTTATTTCTCACCACATAAATTTCTGGGAGGACCCGGTTCCTCTGGAGTTCTGGTGCTGAGTAACGACCTGTATCAACGTGCCGTTCCCGATCAGCCCGGAGGAGGGACTGTCAAATGGACGACTCCCTTCGGGAGTCACAGTTATTTTGAAGAAATTGAAATCAGGGAAGACGGGGGAACTCCCGGGTTTCTGCAGGCTATCCGGGCTGCTCTGGCCATTGAGGTGAAAGAAGCCATGGATCCGGTTAAAATCAGAGCCCGGGAAGAGGAACTCTATAAGATCCTCCTGGATGAACTGAGGCAGGAACCCCTTGTCTATATGCTGGAACCTCAAAATAAAGACCGCTTGAGCATCGTTTCTGTATATGCCCTGGGAGAGCATCATAACCTGATTGTGAAACTTCTGAATGACCGTTTCGGCATTCAAAGCAGGGGTGGATGCAGCTGTGCCGGAACCTACGGACACATCCTTTTTTCTATTAATCATAATACCTCGCAGAAAATTACGGATATGATTGATCATGGTGACCTGACACAGAAACCGGGCTGGGTGAGGATTTCACTGCATCCCACCATGACCGATGATGAAGCCCGGTTCATCGGGCAAGCTGTTGTTCAGGTGATCAGAAACTTTAAGACCTGGGGAAAAGATTATGATTTTCACCAGGAAAGCGGTGAGTTTACCCGAAAAGCAGGAGAGCTGGCAATTCCCGATTTAATGAAAGAATTCAGACCCTGATATCCGATATTAATGATCTAAAAAAGCCGGACCTATCCCTGGTTGAGGGGTTCTGGTTTACACAAAAAGCAGAACCATAATTCCCAATAAAGAGTCAATAAATAAAACTTGACATATTTCCATATCGTTGTATAATAAAAACAGATTTCATAATGTGAAATCATGAATAGTCTTTTTAAATATGGAGTTCTTATTGATGACATCCCTGAACCGTGTGAAGTTAGCCCTGAATCACCAGGAAGCTGATCGTGTTCCTTATGATTTGGCCGGAACAACAGTCACCAGCCTTTCCGGGGTTGCCTTTACAAGAGCCATGAATCTAAGAGGTCTGCCCGCAGATTATGATGATTCTAAAACTGTGGATATCGTCTCTCAAATCATCATTCCTCCCGAGGATATGCTGTTAAGACTAAAAGCCGATACAAGGCGGGTCGGAGCAGGCCGAGTCCTGGATCAGGACAAAGTCTTAAAAAAAAATGAAAATACCTGGTCTTTTACTGATCAGTTCAACTGTGTTTGGGAGATGGTGGAAGGAAAAGATTACTACTTCAATCAGACTTCTCATCCTCTGGAACAGTATGAAGATATGAAGGACGTGCTCAAGAACTTGAGTCTTCCGGATTTATCGGGCAGAAAGAAAGAGTATTTTGATCTTTTTGATGCCCAGCGAGAAGGCCTGGCTGGTGCTGCCCTGATAGCCGACAGAAACTGTGCGGGTCTGACCGAGATGTACCTCCGTTTCAGAGGCTATGAAAAAGGCTATATGGATATGGCTTTGTATCCGGATGAAACGAGAGACATCATGGACCGGATTGCAGATCACAAGATGCAATACTGGGATATTTTCGGGGATTATATTAAAGAACGCAAGTTGGAAAACGAATTTCTTGTTGTTGCCGAATGTGATGATCTGGGAACACAGCAGTCTCTTCTTGTCTCGGAAGGCATGCTGGAGGATCTTGTCTTCCCCGCTATGAGGACCTATCTGGCTTTTATTAAAAAGAAAATGCCCTGGGTCAAAATCTTCTTTCATTCCTGCGGGGCCGTCCGCCCCTTGATCCCCACACTCATCGAGATGGGAATTGATATTCTGAATCCTGTCCAGTACACCGCCTCTACCATGGATCTTGCCGGTCTGAAAAAGGATTTTGGCAAGGATCTGACCTTCTGGGGCGGAGGTGTGGATACCCAGGGAACCCTCTCCAAGGGGAGTCCTGAGGAAGTGAGAGACGAGGTTAAAAAGAATATTGATATCCTGGCTCCAGGCGGGGGATTTGTCTTTGTACCTGTCCATAATATTCAGGAAGATGTACCTCCCGAAAATTTCTGGGCCATGTGGGATGCCTGGTATGAGTTTTCTGGGTACTGAGGTTTAAAACTGGTTTATACCGGATGTGAATCCGGAAAAAAATAGAGGAGTCTATGTTATGAAAAAGTATCTTGTTTTTGCTCTTATGTTGTTAGTTGCTCTCTCTTTCTCATGGGGAGAAGGACAGAAAGACAGCGATGAAATGGAAGTGTATACCATGAAATTTGGTCACTCCATGCCTGCTGACACGTCTAGACATCAGTCACTGCTGGTCTTTAAAGACTTTGTGGAAAAAGAATCCGATGGCAGAATCGTTGTCGAAATCTATCCTTCAGGACAGCTTGGAAAAGAGGCAGAAATGCTGGAAGCTCTGAAGCTCGGTTCTCAGGAAGGCTATCTTGGTGGAGTCTTTGATTCTATCACTCCTAAGCTGAACCTGTATCTTATGCCTTTCCTTTTTGCAGATCAGGATGCCCTGATGAGATTTGCAGACTCTGATCTTGGTCAGGAAATCAATGAATCTGCCGAACAATATGGAATAAAACTCCTTGCAAACGGCGATGCCGGTTCAAGAAATGTAACCAACAATATCAGACCTGTTCATACACCTGCTGATATGAAAGGTTTGAAAATGAGAACTCCTCCTGTTGAAGCCATCATCAAAACGATGGATGCTTTGGGAGCAAACCCCGTTTCAATCCCCTATGTAGAAGTTTACATGGCACTGAAAACCGGAGTTGCCGACGGTCAGGAAAACCCCTTCATGAACATTGCCACAATGAAGTTTCAGGAAGTACAGAAATACATGACCATCATGCATTACATGTTTAATCCTGAACCCTTCTGTGTCGCTCTTGACTGGTATAACTCTCTGCCTTCTGACCTTCAGGCTATCCTGGATAAGGGTGCAGACGTTTATACTGTGAACCAGAATAAACTGCGCGCCGAAAGTTCTGATCAGTATCTGCAGATCATCAAAGACGCCGGTGTAGAAGTTTATACTCCCACAGCTGCCGAAAGACAGCAGTTTATTGACGCTTGTGCACCCGTTTATGACTACTATATCGATAAGGGCTTTTTTACCCAGTCTGAGCTGGACAGAGCAATCTCTATTGCATCTGGAAAGTAATTTAATTTGACATTTTAGACCGTCCTTAGGGGCGGTCTATTTTTCTATTCCGAGGGTGTAAATGAATAAATTTATAAAAACACTGGATAGAATCCTATCTGTGTTCTGTTTTTCGATGATGGGAATCATGACTGTGGGTATTATCATGTCCGTTTTCCTTCGTTATGTCTTCAATATTACTTTTGTGAAAGCGGAAGAAGCGATCACCATGGTCTTTGTGGCCACGACATTCTTTGGTGCAGCCCTGGGAATCCGGGAGTATGATCATATAAATATTGCCTATTTCCGTGATAAAGGAGGCCCCCGGGTCAGAAGATATATCGATGTTTTTGTGAATGTTATTATTATCTTTGTAATGATCTTCCTCTTCAAGAACAGTCTGATCTGGATTGATAAGGTGGGTGATGTCCGCTCCCCTGGTATGCAGGTTCCCACAAAATATCTCTATGTGATGGTCCCTATCAGCAGTGTGCTGTCTATCTTCTATGCTCTGGTCAATATTCTTAAAGATTTCATGCATATTGATAAACCTGAGTATGGTTATGAACGGGTCGCATTCGGCGATGACGGAATCTTTGTAGAAGATAATGAAATTAAGGATCAGGGGGTTCTTTCATGAGTATGTTGATAATGATGATATGTCTGTTTCTGCTGATCCTTCTCAGTGTTCCCATCGCCTATTCACTGGGTGCCTCAGGACTCCTGTATCTTTTGCTGGAGCAACCTGCCTTTATATCCACTCTGCCTCAGCGGGTCTGGTCGGGGACAAACAGCTTTGTCATCATTGCCATGCCTCTCTTCATTCTGGCAGGTGAGCTAATGAACAGGGGGGGGCTGACTAGAAGGCTGATTAACTTCAGTCTACTGACAGTGAAACCCATCCGGGGAGGCCTGGGAGAGGTTAATGTGGTTGCTTCCATGATCTTCGGCGGT containing:
- a CDS encoding aminotransferase class V-fold PLP-dependent enzyme, translating into MTLSEHFAPFRDKTIGVDRKMTLATDETGPVVYADWVASGRLYEPIEEFMTVNIGPLIGNTHTETTLTGTTMTRAYKDARQKIKTHVGADNRDSLFMAGFGMTAAISKLQRILGLRLPEGCPETCHGENKPLVIVTHMEHHSNQISWEECACDVEILPRVNSTGLPDLQSLEFLLKKNKDRPLLIGAFSACSNVTGIITPYYEMAKMMHRAGGYCFIDFAASAPYVDINMHPEDQEERLDAIYFSPHKFLGGPGSSGVLVLSNDLYQRAVPDQPGGGTVKWTTPFGSHSYFEEIEIREDGGTPGFLQAIRAALAIEVKEAMDPVKIRAREEELYKILLDELRQEPLVYMLEPQNKDRLSIVSVYALGEHHNLIVKLLNDRFGIQSRGGCSCAGTYGHILFSINHNTSQKITDMIDHGDLTQKPGWVRISLHPTMTDDEARFIGQAVVQVIRNFKTWGKDYDFHQESGEFTRKAGELAIPDLMKEFRP
- a CDS encoding uroporphyrinogen decarboxylase family protein; this encodes MTSLNRVKLALNHQEADRVPYDLAGTTVTSLSGVAFTRAMNLRGLPADYDDSKTVDIVSQIIIPPEDMLLRLKADTRRVGAGRVLDQDKVLKKNENTWSFTDQFNCVWEMVEGKDYYFNQTSHPLEQYEDMKDVLKNLSLPDLSGRKKEYFDLFDAQREGLAGAALIADRNCAGLTEMYLRFRGYEKGYMDMALYPDETRDIMDRIADHKMQYWDIFGDYIKERKLENEFLVVAECDDLGTQQSLLVSEGMLEDLVFPAMRTYLAFIKKKMPWVKIFFHSCGAVRPLIPTLIEMGIDILNPVQYTASTMDLAGLKKDFGKDLTFWGGGVDTQGTLSKGSPEEVRDEVKKNIDILAPGGGFVFVPVHNIQEDVPPENFWAMWDAWYEFSGY
- a CDS encoding TRAP transporter substrate-binding protein — protein: MKKYLVFALMLLVALSFSWGEGQKDSDEMEVYTMKFGHSMPADTSRHQSLLVFKDFVEKESDGRIVVEIYPSGQLGKEAEMLEALKLGSQEGYLGGVFDSITPKLNLYLMPFLFADQDALMRFADSDLGQEINESAEQYGIKLLANGDAGSRNVTNNIRPVHTPADMKGLKMRTPPVEAIIKTMDALGANPVSIPYVEVYMALKTGVADGQENPFMNIATMKFQEVQKYMTIMHYMFNPEPFCVALDWYNSLPSDLQAILDKGADVYTVNQNKLRAESSDQYLQIIKDAGVEVYTPTAAERQQFIDACAPVYDYYIDKGFFTQSELDRAISIASGK
- a CDS encoding TRAP transporter small permease, which translates into the protein MNKFIKTLDRILSVFCFSMMGIMTVGIIMSVFLRYVFNITFVKAEEAITMVFVATTFFGAALGIREYDHINIAYFRDKGGPRVRRYIDVFVNVIIIFVMIFLFKNSLIWIDKVGDVRSPGMQVPTKYLYVMVPISSVLSIFYALVNILKDFMHIDKPEYGYERVAFGDDGIFVEDNEIKDQGVLS